In Flavivirga abyssicola, the following are encoded in one genomic region:
- a CDS encoding exodeoxyribonuclease III, whose amino-acid sequence MKIISYNVNGIRAAINKGFVDWLKSANPDVICLQEIKALKEQLDLDVFVEAGYKYNYWFSAQKKGYSGVAILSKTEPNHIEYGTGIESMDFEGRNIRADFNGVSVMSLYLPSGTNDARLNHKLEYMDMFQDYINNLKKERPNLVVCGDYNICHEEIDIHNPKMKGVSGFLPVEREWIGRFIDSGFIDSFRYLNAETQQYSWWSYRANARANNKGWRLDYAMVAEPLQEKIERAVILSEAVHSDHCPILVEIDN is encoded by the coding sequence ATGAAAATTATATCATATAATGTAAACGGCATTCGGGCGGCAATAAACAAAGGCTTTGTAGATTGGTTAAAAAGTGCTAATCCAGATGTTATTTGCTTACAAGAAATAAAGGCATTAAAAGAGCAGTTAGATTTAGATGTTTTTGTGGAAGCAGGTTATAAATATAATTATTGGTTTAGTGCTCAAAAAAAGGGGTATAGCGGAGTTGCAATTCTAAGCAAGACAGAACCAAATCATATAGAATACGGTACAGGCATTGAATCTATGGATTTTGAAGGTAGAAATATACGTGCTGATTTTAATGGTGTATCTGTTATGAGTTTGTATTTACCATCGGGAACCAATGATGCACGTTTAAATCATAAGTTAGAATACATGGACATGTTTCAAGATTATATAAACAATCTTAAAAAAGAGCGGCCTAATCTTGTTGTTTGTGGTGATTATAATATTTGTCATGAAGAGATTGATATCCATAACCCTAAAATGAAAGGTGTGTCCGGATTTTTACCAGTAGAACGTGAGTGGATAGGGCGTTTTATTGATAGTGGATTTATAGACTCGTTTAGATATTTAAATGCAGAAACCCAGCAATACAGTTGGTGGAGTTACCGAGCAAATGCCCGTGCGAATAACAAAGGTTGGCGATTGGATTATGCCATGGTTGCAGAACCATTACAAGAAAAAATAGAAAGAGCCGTTATACTCTCTGAAGCTGTACATAGTGATCATTGTCCAATTTTAGTAGAAATAGATAATTAA